The following proteins are encoded in a genomic region of Verrucomicrobiaceae bacterium:
- a CDS encoding ATP-dependent Clp protease proteolytic subunit, with amino-acid sequence MSTTPTDFPSVITPSSSYMVPTVIESEGRGERAYDIYSRLLKDRIIFLGGEVNDTMASIIIAQLLFLQMQDPKKDINIYVNSPGGSVTAGLAIYDTMQFLTCDVCTYSIGLVASMGAVLLAAGTKGKRYALPNSDIMIHQVSGGARGTASDVERTVEYMFNLKKRLNRILAHHTGKSVEQIERDADRDNYMSAAQAAEYGLVDKVLTSSRDLAAAAEAK; translated from the coding sequence ATGTCCACCACCCCCACCGACTTTCCCTCCGTCATCACTCCGTCCAGCAGCTACATGGTCCCCACCGTCATCGAGTCCGAGGGACGTGGCGAGCGTGCCTACGACATCTACTCCCGCCTGCTGAAGGACCGCATCATCTTCCTCGGCGGCGAGGTGAATGACACCATGGCGAGCATCATCATCGCGCAGCTCCTCTTCCTCCAGATGCAGGATCCGAAAAAGGACATCAATATCTACGTCAACAGCCCCGGCGGCAGCGTCACCGCTGGACTCGCCATCTACGACACCATGCAGTTCCTCACCTGCGACGTCTGCACCTACAGCATCGGCCTCGTCGCCTCCATGGGTGCCGTCTTGCTCGCCGCAGGCACCAAAGGCAAGCGCTACGCCCTCCCGAACAGCGACATCATGATCCACCAGGTCTCCGGCGGCGCACGCGGCACCGCCAGCGATGTCGAGCGCACCGTGGAATACATGTTCAACCTCAAAAAGCGCCTCAACCGCATCCTCGCTCATCACACGGGCAAATCCGTCGAGCAGATCGAGCGTGACGCCGACCGTGACAACTACATGTCCGCCGCCCAAGCCGCCGAATACGGCCTCGTGGACAAAGTGCTCACCAGCAGCCGTGACCTCGCCGCTGCGGCCGAGGCGAAGTAA
- a CDS encoding prolipoprotein diacylglyceryl transferase: MGGLLGGYAGVELAKKLVGHKSSTGDGFALIVPLGLALGRVGCYFHGCCLGKSGYAGVFAARGDRWPAPLVEGVFQITMLVLLFELRRRGLLRDRLIFLYFAAYGLFRYMHEYMRETPMMIAGVSGYQIIALVLAAVGFLQVMRFPRRR; encoded by the coding sequence TTGGGTGGCCTGCTCGGCGGTTACGCGGGTGTGGAGCTGGCGAAGAAGCTCGTCGGTCATAAAAGCTCCACGGGCGACGGCTTTGCACTCATCGTGCCGCTGGGGTTGGCGCTGGGGCGTGTGGGCTGCTACTTCCACGGCTGCTGCTTGGGAAAAAGCGGCTACGCAGGTGTCTTCGCTGCCCGTGGCGACCGCTGGCCAGCACCGCTCGTCGAGGGCGTGTTTCAGATCACGATGCTGGTGCTGCTATTTGAGCTGAGAAGGCGCGGCCTGCTGCGGGACAGGCTCATTTTCCTCTACTTCGCGGCCTATGGCCTGTTTCGCTACATGCATGAGTACATGCGAGAGACGCCAATGATGATCGCTGGCGTGAGTGGGTATCAAATCATCGCGCTGGTGCTAGCGGCAGTTGGTTTTCTCCAAGTGATGAGATTTCCGCGCCGCCGATGA
- a CDS encoding molybdopterin-dependent oxidoreductase has product MPAPAEAPATPAAPPPIDMVNVQIDGVWHKFPKGTRMIEACKQVQKEVPHYCYHPKLSSPGNCRMCLVEMGMPPRPAPGTEPEKDEHGMLKIGWMPRPVIACANTVAEGMGIRTDSVLTQECRKGVMEFLLINHPLDCPICDQAGECRLQEFSVEHGKGESRFREDKVKKPKNVDIGPRVRLDDERCIMCSRCIRFTAEIADEPVLGFTERGSHTTLAVHPGKRLEHNYSLNTVDICPVGALTSNDFRFQQRVWFLTETNSICTGCGRGCDMEIGARGDTIYRQTPRENNDVNSTWMCDSGRLDFHFVNSEFRLTDPMVKTGGKHQIASWKTALSTTAEALRGLRGDEIAIIASGRMTNEELFFVKHLAAQLGTTQLDIIPRSGGADNYLRADDLNPNTTGAKLILGITPGSKLAEIQEKMSRGLIRGVLALGENLLKVGFQQRDLEKVPFIATLHLLANASAELSHVVLPGTAYAEKRGSMINVTGRLQRLNKAVKTPGDAHDTWEILRDLIVALGGGNGLHSVEDVFSRLAAEVPALSGLTFSKIGDQGLQVLETAEKIPLLEREKERKAKGIIVG; this is encoded by the coding sequence ATGCCTGCACCTGCTGAAGCCCCCGCTACTCCCGCCGCACCACCTCCTATCGACATGGTGAATGTGCAAATCGACGGCGTTTGGCACAAATTCCCCAAAGGCACCCGCATGATCGAGGCCTGCAAGCAGGTGCAAAAAGAGGTCCCCCACTACTGCTACCACCCGAAGCTCTCTTCCCCCGGCAACTGCCGCATGTGCCTTGTCGAAATGGGCATGCCCCCGCGCCCCGCACCGGGCACCGAGCCTGAGAAAGACGAGCACGGCATGCTCAAAATTGGCTGGATGCCGCGTCCCGTCATCGCCTGTGCGAACACCGTCGCTGAGGGCATGGGCATCCGCACCGACAGCGTGCTCACGCAGGAATGCCGCAAAGGCGTGATGGAATTCCTCCTCATCAATCACCCGCTCGATTGCCCCATCTGCGATCAGGCCGGCGAGTGCCGCCTGCAGGAGTTCAGCGTCGAGCACGGCAAAGGCGAAAGCCGCTTCCGCGAGGACAAGGTCAAAAAGCCGAAGAATGTGGACATCGGTCCCCGTGTGCGGCTCGATGACGAGCGCTGCATCATGTGCAGCCGCTGCATCCGCTTCACCGCCGAGATCGCCGATGAGCCCGTGCTCGGCTTCACCGAGCGCGGCAGCCACACCACGCTCGCCGTGCATCCCGGCAAGCGCCTGGAGCATAATTACTCGCTCAACACCGTCGATATCTGCCCCGTCGGCGCTTTGACCAGCAATGACTTCCGCTTCCAGCAGCGTGTGTGGTTCCTCACCGAGACGAACAGCATCTGCACCGGCTGCGGACGTGGCTGCGACATGGAAATCGGTGCCCGTGGCGATACGATCTACCGCCAGACCCCACGCGAGAACAACGACGTGAACTCCACCTGGATGTGCGACAGTGGCCGCCTCGACTTCCATTTCGTGAATAGCGAGTTCCGCCTCACCGACCCCATGGTCAAAACCGGCGGCAAACACCAAATCGCCAGCTGGAAGACCGCTCTGAGCACCACCGCCGAGGCCCTGCGCGGCCTGCGTGGCGACGAGATCGCCATCATCGCCAGCGGACGCATGACCAATGAAGAACTCTTCTTTGTGAAGCACCTCGCCGCCCAGCTCGGCACCACGCAGCTCGACATCATCCCCCGCAGCGGCGGAGCGGACAATTACCTCCGCGCAGACGATCTGAACCCGAACACCACCGGGGCGAAACTCATCCTCGGAATCACTCCAGGCTCCAAATTGGCCGAAATTCAGGAAAAAATGTCCCGTGGCCTCATTCGTGGCGTTTTGGCCCTTGGCGAGAATTTGCTCAAAGTCGGCTTCCAGCAGCGCGATCTCGAAAAAGTGCCCTTCATCGCCACATTGCACCTTTTGGCCAATGCGAGTGCCGAGCTCAGCCACGTCGTGCTACCAGGCACTGCGTATGCCGAGAAGCGCGGCAGCATGATCAATGTCACCGGTCGCCTCCAGCGCCTGAACAAGGCCGTCAAGACCCCTGGCGACGCCCATGACACCTGGGAAATCCTCCGCGACCTCATCGTCGCCCTCGGCGGCGGCAATGGCCTCCACAGCGTGGAAGACGTCTTCAGTCGCCTCGCGGCCGAAGTCCCCGCTCTGAGCGGCCTCACCTTCTCCAAGATCGGCGACCAGGGCCTCCAAGTGCTCGAAACCGCCGAAAAAATCCCCCTTCTCGAACGCGAGAAAGAGCGGAAGGCGAAGGGCATCATCGTGGGATGA
- a CDS encoding radical SAM protein, which produces MPSTLLKRTTSRCPQCLKPCPATVEKEDGKVFLKRRCVAHGEHTACIASDARFYWLATGKEENRCCAGGACCDAEGKTAGTLGRNAEGRGTDPLETLSTCLALIEIVNSCNLACPTCYADSPVGVGSKLDAVPLADIQQRVESVIARKGKIEILQLSGGEPTLHPELAELCRWIKNHAKIDFALLNTNGVRFAKEPEFGRQIGEIFRDGGLQVYLQFDGMQAEGQHELRGADLREVKAKALQNLAAANIPVTLAMTVTPQNLPQLGEVIRFGLADENIHGITFQPEFWSGRRHSTQPRTRLNTADILLGAVEQCGGQLRFEDFTPLPCGDPNCATIGYLIRREGKVWPVSDFLDFSKLQGFLHDKMHYTLADLARCGCENEPLGELLKTLEATRSMAFRLMVKPFMDAWTWDEDRIDRCCTHVIRPDGKLDSFCRYYSGFPDTQAAL; this is translated from the coding sequence ATGCCCTCCACCCTACTCAAACGCACCACCTCGCGCTGTCCGCAGTGTTTGAAGCCGTGTCCAGCCACCGTCGAAAAGGAGGACGGCAAAGTGTTTCTCAAACGGCGCTGCGTGGCGCATGGGGAGCACACGGCCTGCATCGCGAGTGATGCGCGGTTTTACTGGCTAGCGACGGGGAAGGAGGAGAACCGCTGCTGTGCAGGTGGGGCGTGTTGCGATGCGGAGGGGAAAACAGCGGGCACGCTCGGGCGAAATGCAGAAGGACGCGGCACGGACCCGCTGGAGACGCTTTCCACCTGCCTGGCGCTCATCGAGATCGTGAATTCGTGCAATTTGGCCTGCCCGACGTGCTATGCGGACTCGCCGGTCGGTGTCGGCTCCAAGTTGGATGCGGTGCCGCTGGCGGACATCCAGCAGCGAGTGGAGAGCGTGATCGCGAGGAAAGGGAAGATCGAGATTTTGCAGCTTTCTGGCGGTGAACCGACGCTGCACCCGGAATTGGCCGAACTGTGCCGCTGGATCAAAAATCACGCGAAGATCGACTTTGCGCTGCTGAACACGAATGGCGTGCGTTTTGCCAAGGAACCGGAGTTTGGCCGCCAAATCGGCGAAATCTTCCGTGATGGCGGTTTGCAGGTCTATTTGCAGTTCGATGGCATGCAGGCCGAGGGCCAACATGAGCTGCGTGGAGCCGATCTGCGTGAAGTGAAGGCCAAAGCGCTGCAAAACCTCGCGGCGGCGAACATTCCCGTCACGCTGGCGATGACGGTGACGCCGCAAAACCTGCCGCAGCTCGGTGAGGTGATCCGATTCGGTCTGGCGGACGAAAACATCCACGGCATCACTTTTCAGCCCGAGTTCTGGAGCGGGCGTAGGCACAGCACGCAGCCACGCACGCGTCTGAACACGGCAGACATCCTCCTCGGCGCGGTGGAGCAATGCGGAGGGCAGTTGCGGTTCGAGGACTTCACGCCCCTACCCTGTGGTGATCCAAACTGTGCCACCATCGGCTACCTGATCCGCCGTGAGGGCAAGGTGTGGCCGGTGAGTGACTTCCTCGACTTTTCCAAGCTCCAAGGCTTCCTGCACGACAAGATGCACTACACGCTGGCAGACCTCGCTCGCTGTGGCTGTGAAAACGAACCGCTCGGTGAGCTGCTCAAAACGCTGGAGGCAACCCGCAGCATGGCCTTTCGCCTGATGGTGAAGCCCTTCATGGACGCGTGGACTTGGGACGAAGACCGCATCGACCGCTGCTGCACGCATGTGATCCGGCCGGATGGCAAGCTGGACTCCTTTTGCCGCTACTACTCCGGCTTTCCAGACACCCAGGCCGCGCTGTGA
- a CDS encoding protein kinase, protein MPIKRGIIHRDLKPSNIMVCDEAGKITPKVIDFGIAKVLEGRDASQADFTGVDQLVGTPGYISPEQIEHGSSHVDTRSDVYALGAILFELVCGKALITPADIAAKPIHVLLRDLAERDAPKPSTHAPDLAADIDWIVLKALERDPARRYSSANELAEDITRYLTWEPITARPPSKTYLISRFVRRHRVGVSASAAIAFAVIAGGITSTALYFQSEQNRSRAEQAGQDLRKSYSRGDEQMARQYAERGQFAPATAYLTRSLRTDPQNSLASTNLLSLLSNVHLMRPVTEQLPLPEGAQEAHLTALSRQQGKVIAVSTIMSGMLQAPLPPERLPLHEVISIWDIAKGAATRADHPLPEGIEVTCLQITADGKSAIIAKTDGSVELWSLNSDGQRRVLEPKMPSLVLSMALSADGSTLITGSEKIPTNGNKAACFVWDLTAPEKPARRFDHAQAVLFLDIDSTGTTAVAASNEGLAQVWDLTTMKPSGAPVEMDQSDGGISAVSLHTGSKIVAIGTNGGTVFVGNYEQDILAVDPLKHPGAVLSTRLTADGKTLYVSDASGHVHTWDLDSERPRDPPHGHDGEIKTTLIAEERGLVASVSKNGDIQVWDTRSGQRTTRNLHHSVSAASISPDASLLAYAPTLLPYVQVWSIYESMATRRFTDAGEKQLIERPPAPEKAPDFVRRSEAAAWNRPATHLIAADKEGHVAVFQGQECKPYGTPFTHAPAVGAAILSSDAALAITSGRDRMVRVWDVQTGRPIAAMQHDSFVEVLALSPDDQTLVTFTEKGDMLLWRVRTGEGLTPAVRHATGPVQARVSDDGKTVLFRLQNAGWFTMPMPAQNAVLPEWFLQFAEALAGNRLTEDGRMESLDLTAYQAATAAIPKTAARPEETAATRLAHWLLESPARRPLAPELDEPLPDYLDYLRAHSASKEATRELRRLQNPGGTP, encoded by the coding sequence ATGCCCATCAAAAGGGGCATCATTCACCGCGATCTGAAGCCCTCCAACATCATGGTCTGTGATGAAGCGGGCAAAATCACCCCCAAAGTCATCGACTTCGGCATCGCCAAGGTGCTGGAGGGCCGCGATGCCTCCCAGGCAGACTTTACCGGCGTCGATCAACTCGTCGGCACCCCCGGCTACATCAGCCCCGAGCAGATCGAGCACGGCAGCAGCCATGTGGACACCCGCAGTGACGTCTATGCCCTCGGCGCGATCCTCTTTGAGCTCGTCTGCGGCAAAGCGCTCATCACACCTGCGGATATCGCCGCCAAGCCCATCCACGTGCTCCTGCGAGACCTCGCCGAGCGCGATGCCCCGAAGCCCAGCACCCACGCACCTGATCTGGCCGCAGACATCGACTGGATCGTGCTAAAGGCGCTGGAGCGAGACCCCGCACGCCGCTACAGCAGCGCCAATGAGCTCGCAGAGGACATCACCCGCTACCTCACCTGGGAGCCCATCACCGCCCGCCCACCGAGCAAGACCTACCTCATCAGCCGCTTCGTGCGTCGCCACCGCGTAGGCGTCTCTGCCAGTGCCGCCATCGCCTTTGCCGTGATCGCAGGCGGCATCACCAGCACCGCTCTCTACTTTCAATCCGAGCAAAATCGCAGCCGTGCCGAGCAAGCAGGGCAGGATCTGCGCAAAAGCTACAGCCGTGGCGATGAACAGATGGCACGCCAATACGCCGAGCGCGGCCAGTTCGCCCCGGCCACCGCCTACCTCACCCGCTCCCTACGCACCGACCCGCAGAACAGCCTCGCCAGCACGAATCTGCTCTCCCTGCTCTCCAACGTGCACCTCATGCGGCCCGTCACCGAGCAGCTACCCCTACCAGAGGGTGCGCAGGAGGCACATCTCACCGCCCTGAGCCGCCAGCAGGGCAAAGTGATCGCCGTGAGCACCATCATGTCCGGCATGCTCCAGGCCCCACTGCCGCCCGAGCGCCTCCCCCTGCATGAGGTCATCAGCATCTGGGACATCGCGAAGGGCGCAGCCACCCGCGCAGACCACCCGCTGCCAGAAGGCATCGAAGTCACCTGCCTCCAGATCACCGCCGATGGGAAATCCGCCATCATCGCCAAAACCGATGGCAGCGTCGAGCTCTGGTCCCTCAACAGCGACGGACAGCGCCGCGTCCTCGAACCCAAGATGCCCAGCCTCGTGCTCAGCATGGCCCTCAGTGCCGACGGCTCCACCCTCATCACCGGTAGCGAAAAAATCCCCACCAATGGAAACAAAGCCGCCTGCTTTGTGTGGGATCTCACCGCGCCAGAAAAGCCAGCGCGGCGCTTTGACCATGCACAGGCCGTCCTCTTTCTCGACATCGACTCCACCGGCACCACCGCCGTCGCAGCTAGCAATGAAGGCCTCGCTCAGGTCTGGGATCTCACCACCATGAAGCCCAGCGGGGCCCCCGTCGAGATGGACCAGAGCGACGGCGGCATCTCCGCCGTCTCCTTGCACACAGGCAGTAAAATCGTCGCCATCGGCACCAATGGCGGCACCGTCTTTGTCGGCAATTACGAGCAGGACATCCTCGCCGTCGATCCCCTGAAGCATCCCGGTGCCGTCCTCAGCACCCGACTCACCGCCGATGGCAAAACACTCTACGTCTCCGATGCCAGCGGCCACGTCCACACCTGGGATCTCGACAGCGAGCGTCCCCGTGACCCGCCGCACGGCCACGACGGCGAAATCAAAACCACCCTCATCGCCGAAGAGCGGGGCCTCGTCGCCAGCGTCTCCAAAAACGGCGACATCCAAGTCTGGGACACCCGCAGTGGCCAGCGCACCACACGCAACCTCCACCACAGCGTCTCCGCCGCCAGCATCTCCCCAGACGCATCCCTCCTCGCCTACGCACCCACTTTGCTCCCCTACGTCCAGGTCTGGAGCATCTATGAAAGCATGGCCACCCGCCGCTTCACCGATGCAGGGGAAAAGCAGCTCATCGAGCGCCCCCCCGCCCCAGAGAAAGCGCCCGACTTTGTCCGCCGCTCCGAAGCCGCCGCCTGGAACCGCCCCGCCACACACCTCATCGCCGCAGACAAAGAAGGCCACGTCGCCGTCTTCCAAGGCCAGGAATGCAAGCCCTACGGCACCCCCTTTACCCACGCACCCGCCGTCGGAGCCGCCATCCTCTCCAGTGATGCCGCACTCGCCATCACCTCCGGCCGCGACCGCATGGTCCGCGTCTGGGACGTGCAAACCGGCCGCCCCATCGCCGCCATGCAGCACGACAGCTTCGTCGAGGTGCTCGCCCTCTCCCCCGATGACCAGACCCTCGTCACCTTCACTGAAAAAGGCGACATGCTCCTCTGGCGAGTCCGCACCGGCGAAGGCCTCACCCCCGCCGTCCGCCACGCCACCGGCCCCGTGCAAGCACGCGTCTCGGACGATGGCAAAACCGTCCTCTTCCGTCTGCAAAACGCCGGGTGGTTCACCATGCCCATGCCCGCGCAAAATGCCGTCCTCCCCGAGTGGTTCCTGCAATTCGCCGAGGCCCTCGCCGGCAATCGACTCACCGAAGATGGCCGCATGGAATCGCTCGATCTCACCGCTTATCAGGCCGCAACAGCCGCCATACCCAAAACCGCCGCCCGCCCCGAAGAAACCGCCGCCACACGCCTCGCCCACTGGCTGCTCGAGTCCCCTGCCCGTCGTCCCCTAGCCCCCGAGCTCGACGAGCCCCTCCCCGACTACCTCGACTACCTCCGCGCCCACAGCGCCAGCAAAGAAGCCACCCGCGAGCTCCGCCGCCTGCAAAACCCCGGCGGCACTCCCTGA